The Euphorbia lathyris chromosome 3, ddEupLath1.1, whole genome shotgun sequence genome contains a region encoding:
- the LOC136222650 gene encoding dirigent protein 4-like, with product MANISLFGLVLIFCITTSPVFCEYYSPTLPYKSEQEKITNLHFFFHDTHSDNNPSAVLVARPNATDSQPRTTFGDLYAVDNPLTAGPEITSELIGNAQGLYVSSDQDSLSLVLYVDFGFVKGEFNGSSLSVLSRNPVLETERELAIVGGKGKFRLAKGFAHLKTYFVNATSGDAIVEYNVTVIHY from the coding sequence ATGGCAAACATAAGTTTATTTGGTCTGGTTTTGATATTCTGCATCACAACCTCACCAGTATTCTGCGAATACTACTCTCCAACTCTTCCATACAAATCTGAACAAGAGAAAATCACCAACCTCCATTTTTTCTTCCATGACACACACAGCGACAATAACCCTAGTGCCGTCTTAGTAGCCCGTCCTAACGCCACCGATAGCCAGCCCAGAACAACATTTGGCGACCTTTACGCTGTGGATAATCCTCTAACTGCCGGTCCTGAAATCACCTCTGAACTGATCGGAAATGCACAAGGGCTTTATGTATCATCAGATCAAGATTCGTTGTCCCTAGTATTATATGTGGATTTTGGATTCGTAAAAGGAGAGTTTAATGGAAGCTCTCTTAGTGTGCTGTCGAGGAATCCGGTGTTGGAGACGGAACGTGAGCTTGCAATTGTGGGAGGGAAAGGGAAGTTTAGATTAGCTAAAGGATTTGCTCATCTTAAGACTTATTTTGTAAATGCTACTTCTGGTGATGCTATTGTTGAGTATAATGTCACTGTTATTCATTACTAG